In a single window of the Candidatus Binatia bacterium genome:
- a CDS encoding lysylphosphatidylglycerol synthase transmembrane domain-containing protein: MRRTIEVGACAGGAGAVALLCWRFGFANVSAAFAHFSPQYLVAYLAFGGAVRLGLGWRWHLVARRLGGSPGLGRLVAARIAGDAVSSLLPIGRISGDPVRIALVYEEGVGAARASASVALDRVMETIANILCGVTSVTVFSSAHTLGSSRRAAHTLIDTMLLLLAALAIALEMLRRGVHLAAPIERVVRGSGFVRLQGCLRAFRGIEDQLIQFLQRHPGTMVWGILGSLCIEGLQILEYHFLLATFGISLDLPTLLMAMVATGLARVVPTPAGLGALEASQVTVLAVASNRPDLGFVVGIVMRLHETLWSTTGLLVLAVHGVSLRRLRLLAAVEKVAA, translated from the coding sequence GTGCGGCGGACGATTGAAGTCGGGGCCTGTGCCGGTGGGGCAGGGGCGGTCGCACTCTTGTGCTGGCGATTCGGGTTCGCCAATGTGAGCGCGGCTTTCGCGCACTTCTCGCCCCAGTATCTCGTCGCCTACCTCGCCTTCGGGGGCGCGGTTCGCCTCGGACTCGGGTGGCGGTGGCACCTGGTGGCGCGAAGACTCGGGGGCAGTCCAGGACTGGGGCGCCTGGTGGCGGCCCGCATTGCGGGGGACGCGGTGAGTTCGCTGCTCCCAATCGGCCGCATTTCCGGCGACCCGGTACGCATCGCCCTGGTGTACGAGGAAGGTGTGGGTGCGGCGAGGGCCAGTGCGAGCGTGGCGCTGGACCGGGTCATGGAGACGATCGCCAACATCCTCTGCGGCGTCACCTCTGTTACGGTCTTCTCCTCGGCGCATACGCTCGGATCCTCGCGCCGGGCCGCGCACACGCTGATCGACACGATGCTGCTCCTGTTGGCTGCTCTGGCGATAGCGCTGGAGATGCTGCGGCGCGGCGTCCACCTCGCGGCCCCGATCGAGCGTGTCGTACGGGGGTCCGGATTCGTGCGCCTGCAGGGCTGTCTACGTGCGTTCCGCGGCATAGAGGACCAACTGATCCAGTTTCTTCAGCGTCATCCCGGCACGATGGTCTGGGGTATCCTCGGCTCGTTGTGTATCGAGGGGTTGCAGATACTCGAGTACCACTTCTTGCTGGCGACCTTTGGGATCAGCCTCGATCTTCCGACGCTCTTGATGGCAATGGTTGCGACCGGCTTGGCCCGAGTCGTGCCCACTCCGGCGGGGCTGGGGGCTCTGGAAGCCAGCCAAGTGACCGTCCTCGCCGTTGCCAGCAACCGGCCGGATCTCGGCTTCGTCGTCGGCATCGTCATGCGTTTACACGAAACGCTGTGGTCCACGACTGGTTTGCTGGTGCTTGCGGTGCACGGGGTGTCGCTCAGGCGGTTGCGACTGCTGGCCGCGGTTGAGAAGGTGGCGGCATGA
- a CDS encoding radical SAM protein → MAEPKAPNAQKTLVLCEPPYVFWDRSMDRLRQDEESIPGMGVLVLAAVARVQGYRVRLVDAKQQGTSVADVSQEIARLRPDYLGISATTISVTNGARIAERVKELLPGVVTILGGAHVSAIPERTLEAFPSIDFGVVGEGEGSLVELLARLDQGRAVDDVPGLAYRRDGHIRVNVPAPYIEDLDALPLPAWDLLPDFPHRFQPTLFSYPQAPVATLMTSRGCPFSCSFCDRSTSGKKGRMHSVESVVRLCRHLVGLGVRHIIFVDDLFTVRKQRVVEMCQAFLDNGFTFSWNCNSHPNLLDIDTMRLMKRAGCWQIAYGIESGSQRILDVVKREVRIPRMRETLRMTRATGIRAKGYVMIGHPTEDLDSLAETAEFLKHVELDICQVTKFTPYPGTPSYPTIREYGTFTEDWEQMNAMNFVFIPNGLSEEALETYFDHLYRTFYSRPGVLCGLLWLLVRQPKCLKRFIRLVPVYLRSKFAAGRYVIGRLPARYRVANSAGR, encoded by the coding sequence GTGGCGGAGCCGAAGGCGCCGAACGCCCAGAAGACGCTGGTCCTCTGTGAGCCTCCGTATGTGTTCTGGGACCGCAGTATGGATCGGCTGCGCCAGGATGAGGAAAGCATTCCGGGGATGGGCGTACTGGTTCTCGCGGCAGTCGCTCGCGTCCAGGGCTATCGCGTTCGCCTGGTCGATGCCAAGCAACAGGGGACCTCGGTCGCCGACGTGAGCCAGGAGATCGCGCGCCTCCGGCCTGACTACCTTGGCATTTCGGCCACCACCATCTCGGTGACCAATGGCGCGCGCATCGCCGAGCGGGTGAAAGAGCTGCTGCCAGGCGTCGTCACGATCCTCGGCGGTGCCCACGTGAGTGCCATTCCCGAGCGCACGCTGGAGGCCTTCCCCAGCATCGACTTCGGCGTGGTCGGTGAGGGCGAGGGTTCACTCGTCGAGTTGCTGGCACGTCTCGACCAGGGGCGAGCGGTCGACGATGTCCCCGGCCTGGCCTACCGGCGCGACGGCCATATTCGAGTCAATGTGCCTGCACCGTACATCGAGGACTTGGATGCGTTGCCGTTGCCGGCGTGGGATTTATTGCCGGACTTCCCGCATCGTTTCCAACCCACGCTGTTCAGCTATCCACAGGCGCCGGTCGCCACGCTCATGACCTCGCGGGGTTGTCCCTTTTCGTGCTCGTTCTGTGATCGCTCGACCTCAGGCAAGAAGGGCCGCATGCACAGCGTCGAGTCGGTGGTGCGACTGTGCCGGCATCTGGTGGGGCTGGGGGTGCGCCACATTATTTTTGTCGACGATCTCTTCACCGTGCGCAAGCAGCGCGTGGTGGAGATGTGCCAGGCCTTTTTGGATAACGGCTTCACCTTCTCCTGGAACTGCAACAGCCATCCGAACTTGCTGGACATCGATACCATGCGCTTGATGAAGCGCGCCGGGTGCTGGCAGATCGCTTACGGCATCGAGTCGGGTTCGCAGCGCATCCTCGACGTGGTCAAGCGGGAGGTCCGCATTCCCCGCATGCGCGAGACCCTGCGCATGACACGTGCCACCGGCATCCGCGCCAAAGGCTACGTGATGATCGGCCATCCGACGGAAGATCTCGACAGCTTGGCGGAGACCGCCGAGTTCCTCAAACACGTCGAACTGGACATCTGTCAGGTCACCAAGTTCACTCCCTACCCGGGCACGCCGTCGTATCCGACGATTCGCGAGTACGGCACCTTCACCGAGGACTGGGAACAAATGAACGCCATGAATTTCGTCTTTATCCCGAACGGCTTGAGTGAGGAAGCCCTCGAGACCTACTTCGACCACCTGTATCGCACGTTCTACAGCCGCCCGGGCGTTCTGTGCGGCCTCTTGTGGCTGCTGGTGCGTCAGCCCAAATGCCTCAAGCGGTTCATCAGGTTAGTCCCGGTCTATCTGCGCAGCAAGTTCGCGGCTGGCCGCTATGTAATCGGGCGCTTGCCGGCGCGGTATCGCGTCGCCAATTCCGCCGGCCGATGA
- a CDS encoding isoprenylcysteine carboxylmethyltransferase family protein, with amino-acid sequence MSAGAALGVFFALGWALFYVFRAESRHAALPFYSKTERLWVHLAPAILALHVTAACVTITWTPVIPTASGLLAVAVFVIAIAFWFWGRMMIGPLRTRYLPQQPPRRFRVDGAFGVVRHPLYFGYLLAAFAPLLVARRAFLLATLAVSFVALAARAVQEERRLRTWLGPSYEAYCRSVKRLIPFVW; translated from the coding sequence ATGAGCGCCGGTGCCGCGCTGGGAGTCTTCTTCGCGCTGGGCTGGGCGCTGTTCTATGTGTTCCGCGCTGAATCGCGGCACGCGGCACTTCCGTTCTACTCGAAAACGGAGCGTTTATGGGTGCACCTTGCTCCTGCGATCTTGGCCCTGCACGTGACCGCGGCCTGCGTCACCATCACTTGGACCCCGGTCATCCCGACGGCGTCCGGCCTCCTTGCCGTCGCCGTGTTCGTGATCGCCATCGCCTTCTGGTTTTGGGGGCGGATGATGATCGGGCCGCTGCGCACGCGCTACTTGCCGCAGCAGCCGCCGCGACGGTTTCGGGTCGATGGTGCCTTCGGGGTTGTGCGTCATCCCCTGTACTTCGGGTACCTGCTTGCGGCCTTCGCGCCCTTACTGGTGGCCCGGCGCGCCTTCCTGCTGGCAACACTCGCCGTGAGCTTCGTGGCGCTGGCGGCGCGCGCCGTGCAGGAGGAGCGTCGTCTGCGGACGTGGCTCGGCCCGAGCTACGAGGCGTACTGTCGCAGCGTGAAGCGGCTCATCCCGTTTGTTTGGTGA
- a CDS encoding polysaccharide deacetylase family protein — translation MVHALSVDVEDWYHDAAVRAAGTPQSRVERNTLQLLDIMAAHGATGTFFFLGEVAARLPWLVRRVAGAGHEIGSHGYQHRHVMRMTRREFREDVSRSLRVIEDATGGPVRGYRAPYFSIKADVRWPIEILADLGVCYDASILAIDRPPGLELVCPRQPFRHANGLWEVPVAILQLLHFWHLPLASGAGFRLLPRWLVYRGVRQFERSVGPGVFYLHPWELDPLSPAARGAGRWLIRAGRRGFAETLAAVLDDIAFVPITEVFAELRD, via the coding sequence ATGGTGCACGCACTCAGCGTCGATGTGGAGGATTGGTACCACGATGCGGCGGTAAGGGCTGCGGGGACACCGCAGAGCCGGGTTGAGCGCAATACCCTGCAGTTACTCGACATCATGGCAGCGCACGGCGCCACGGGCACGTTCTTTTTTCTTGGTGAAGTGGCCGCGCGCCTGCCGTGGCTGGTCCGACGAGTCGCCGGCGCCGGCCACGAGATCGGTAGTCACGGGTACCAGCACCGCCACGTGATGCGGATGACGCGGCGGGAGTTTCGCGAGGATGTCTCCCGCTCACTCCGCGTGATCGAAGACGCCACGGGCGGACCCGTGCGCGGCTATCGTGCTCCGTACTTTTCGATCAAGGCGGACGTCCGTTGGCCCATCGAGATCCTCGCGGATTTGGGGGTGTGCTACGACGCCAGCATCCTGGCCATCGATCGGCCGCCCGGTTTGGAGCTCGTGTGCCCTCGCCAACCGTTCCGTCACGCCAACGGCCTTTGGGAAGTTCCCGTGGCCATCCTGCAACTCTTGCACTTCTGGCACCTGCCGTTGGCGAGTGGTGCGGGGTTCCGGCTCCTGCCGCGGTGGCTGGTTTACCGGGGTGTGCGCCAGTTTGAGCGCAGCGTCGGTCCGGGTGTGTTTTACCTGCATCCGTGGGAACTCGACCCGCTCTCACCGGCGGCCAGAGGTGCGGGGCGCTGGTTGATTCGGGCCGGTCGCCGGGGCTTTGCGGAGACGCTGGCGGCGGTGCTTGACGACATCGCCTTTGTGCCCATCACTGAGGTCTTCGCGGAGTTGAGGGATTGA